The following nucleotide sequence is from Komagataeibacter medellinensis NBRC 3288.
CGTCATCAGCACGGATACGGCCAGAAGGGCTGCGGCCAGAAGACCACAGGTCGGGCCGAACAGGGCGGCCCCGATCCATGCCGTCAGCACGGCAGCAACGGTAACGGCCAGAAGCGAGGGAATACGATAGGGCCAGGTGGCGTGCTGGTCCTGCATGCCGGTCAGGCGGACAGCAGCCGCTTCCAGCCAGTAGATCCCGGCGGGCTGGAGATAACGCGGCTGGTCAAGGAACCGGACATCAACATAGTTGCCGCTATGCAGCATCTGGGCCGTGGCTTCCATATAGCGCGGTTCATCACGGTCCAATGGCGGCAGCGATGCACGGCCCGGCAGGAACAGGACAAACACGGACAGCGCCACAAATATGTAGTGGCGCAGTGTCAGGCGCGTCATGGCACGATCCCTTCAGCGTTCGGTAACGCGTTTCGGTATCCTGGCGCGGTTGTTAAGCCACATCACACCCAATATGTCCCGAATGCCGACAATGGCCCGGTTTAAATTGGTGTATTTGGAAGAACCATGCAGTCGGTTGCGGTGATGGACCGGCACACAGACTAGCGGCACGCCCCGTTGCCCCATAAGGGAAGGCAGGAAGCGATGCAGGCCTTCAAACTGCGGCAGGCCCAGGAAATCGGTACGCCGGAACGCCTTGAGCGAGGCTCCCGTATCCGGGCAGCCATCATTGAGAAGACGACTCCGCAGCCGGTTTGCAAAGCGCGAAGCTAGCCTGCGCGACAGGGTATCCTGCCGCTTGGTCCGCACCCCCACGACGAGCGGCGCACGCTCCCCTATGGTGGCACGACACAATTCCAGCATGGAGATGAAATCGGCAGGATCGTCCTGTCCGTCACCATCAAGCAGGATGACCCATTCACCTCGGGCGGCTTCCACCCCCGTGCGCAGCCCTGCCGATTTACCACAAGCCGTGTTGTGGGAAAGGATACGCAGCCCTGGCAGAATGCCGTCATGCCTTACGGCTTCCAACTCCGTGACCGTTGCATCCGTACTGCCATCATTTACAAAAATGACTTCAGCCGGAGGCAACTGTCCCAGTACTGCTGCAATTTCCTGACAGAGAGGACGGATATTGTCCCCTTCATTCAGCACGGCTGAAATGATGGAAACAACGGGGCGGGTTTCCACCCCGTTTCCTGTTTCCTGCATTCCGTCTTTCAGCAACGACAATCAGGCAGCACGCTGTGAAAGGGCGCCCGGTAGGTCGTTGATCGATTTGTCAACGATCTTGCCATCCACATCGGCATCGGACTGCAGGCTTGCGGCAAGCGTTTCACGCGTGGCCTGGATGGCGATGTCCACCGCCGTCTCACGCACCTCACGCAGTGCAGAACGCTCGGCCTGAGAAATACGGTCCTTGGCCATCTGTTCGCGACGGGTGGCTGTGTCCTCGGCATCCTTGCGGGCCTGGGCTGCGATATTGGCAGCTTCACGCAGGGAGTGTTCAACCAGTTCCTTGGCTTCGGCCAGTGCAGCTTCGCGGTCGCGCGTTGCGTCCTCAAGCATCTGCTCCGCCTCACGGCGCAGGCGTGCTGCTTCATCAAGCTCGGCACGAATACGCTCTGCCCGCCCATCCAGCGCGTTCACCAGGGGTTTCCACAGTGAACGCCCGAACAGGACAAAGAACAGGACAAAGGCAACAGCCGACCAGAAACGGGGATCATGAAACATGATTATGACCTGTCTGTCTTGGGCAGCGGGTCAGAGACCACGGGCCGCCGCAGCAGAACCAACCTTTGCCGTCACTAAATCGGCCGGGGCGGCAATGCCGGATAACTGATGGATCAGCGTTTCCGCCGTCGTTGTGGAAATCTCACGCACGGAGGCCAGAGCCTGGCTCCGGGCCTGTTCGATGCGCGTCTCGGCATCCTTGATTTCCGCAGCCAGGCGGGCATTCATTTCCTCGGTCTGCCGGGCCGCGGTAAGGCGCGCCTCCTCGACAACCTTGTCCACATTGGCCTGTGCTTCGGCCAGCGCCTTGCGGCGTGCCTCATACAGTTCGGCCACGGCTTCATCAGCACGGGCTTTGGCCTTGTGGGCAATGCCCAGATCCGTCTCGATCGTCTGGCGACGCAGTGAGAGAACCTTTTCCACCTTCGGCAGGGCCGAACGGCTCAGCAGAAGATAGAGTACCAGAAAAATGCCAGCGCCCCACACCACCTGACCGATGACATAGGGATTGCCGAAATCAAGCTGTGGCATGCCCTCGGCGCGCGCGCCAGGGGCAACCATGGCCATCAGCGGCAGAGCCAGCGCGGACGTGGCCATGAAAGACCCCGCCCTTCGGATGTTGTCATACATCACGGCGCGCGCCATGTTCGCCTCCTGTGTATTAGACGAACAGGATCAGGAAGGCGATCAGCAGCGCATACAGGGCAACGGCTTCTGTCAGGGCGAAGCCCAGCATGCCGAGACCGAACACGTGCGGGCGTGCGGACGGGTTGCGCGCGATGCTGCTGACCAGCGTGGAGAAGATGTTACCCAGGCCAATGCCAACGCCAGCGAGGGCGATAACGGCGATACCGGCACCAATTTCACGGGCTGCTGCGATATCCATGTCTTGTTTTCCTTGTTTCAGACGTTCTGGATTGAAATAGATGGAAGCGGGTTAGTGGCCCTTAGTGAGCCACCGCTTCCCTCAGATAGATGCAGGTAAGGATGGCAAACACATAGGCCTGCAATGCACCCACCAGCAATTCGAGTGCCATCAGCGCGACATTGATGACCACGGGACCAACGGCGATGATGTCACCGAAGAAGCCCAGACCGGCCAGCATGATCGTGAAGGCGGCAAACATGTCGAACATCACGTGACCGGCGACCATGTTGGCAAACAGACGGATCGACAGGCTCACGGGACGTGACAGGAAGGAAAGAATCTCGATCGGGATCAGCAGCGGGGCCAGAGCCTTGGGGGCGCCAGCGGGCATGAAGTGGGCGAAGAACTTCGCCCCCTGCACCTTGAGCGACACGATGATCGAGAGGCAGAACACCATCAGTGCCAGCGCCAGAGTCACG
It contains:
- a CDS encoding F0F1 ATP synthase subunit B family protein → MARAVMYDNIRRAGSFMATSALALPLMAMVAPGARAEGMPQLDFGNPYVIGQVVWGAGIFLVLYLLLSRSALPKVEKVLSLRRQTIETDLGIAHKAKARADEAVAELYEARRKALAEAQANVDKVVEEARLTAARQTEEMNARLAAEIKDAETRIEQARSQALASVREISTTTAETLIHQLSGIAAPADLVTAKVGSAAAARGL
- a CDS encoding ATP synthase subunit C family protein translates to MDIAAAREIGAGIAVIALAGVGIGLGNIFSTLVSSIARNPSARPHVFGLGMLGFALTEAVALYALLIAFLILFV
- a CDS encoding F0F1 ATP synthase subunit B family protein; amino-acid sequence: MFHDPRFWSAVAFVLFFVLFGRSLWKPLVNALDGRAERIRAELDEAARLRREAEQMLEDATRDREAALAEAKELVEHSLREAANIAAQARKDAEDTATRREQMAKDRISQAERSALREVRETAVDIAIQATRETLAASLQSDADVDGKIVDKSINDLPGALSQRAA
- a CDS encoding glycosyltransferase, which codes for MQETGNGVETRPVVSIISAVLNEGDNIRPLCQEIAAVLGQLPPAEVIFVNDGSTDATVTELEAVRHDGILPGLRILSHNTACGKSAGLRTGVEAARGEWVILLDGDGQDDPADFISMLELCRATIGERAPLVVGVRTKRQDTLSRRLASRFANRLRSRLLNDGCPDTGASLKAFRRTDFLGLPQFEGLHRFLPSLMGQRGVPLVCVPVHHRNRLHGSSKYTNLNRAIVGIRDILGVMWLNNRARIPKRVTER
- a CDS encoding F0F1 ATP synthase subunit A — encoded protein: MAAGSSIDALGQFELHPVLGALGESLRFSQSPMMMIVAAIVVLAFLYVGMRPAAVVPGRLQSAAEMCYDFIYNMAVDTIGVEGRAFFPFVFTLFFFILAGNYLGLLPFSFAFTSHIAVTLALALMVFCLSIIVSLKVQGAKFFAHFMPAGAPKALAPLLIPIEILSFLSRPVSLSIRLFANMVAGHVMFDMFAAFTIMLAGLGFFGDIIAVGPVVINVALMALELLVGALQAYVFAILTCIYLREAVAH